A single Oncorhynchus kisutch isolate 150728-3 linkage group LG19, Okis_V2, whole genome shotgun sequence DNA region contains:
- the LOC109864755 gene encoding ubiquitin-like protein 3: protein MTTQRDVDIVNLRLILVSGKTQDFIFSPNDSAMDIAKHVFDNWPLGWEEEQVSSASILRLIFQGRFLHGNVTLGALKLPPGRTTVMHLVARETLPEPNSHGQRNREKTAESNCCLLL, encoded by the exons GTGAACCTGCGTCTTATCCTGGTCAGTGGGAAGACACAAGACTTCATCTTCTCCCCCAACGACTCGGCCATGGACATCGCCAAGCACGTCTTTGATAACTGGCCCTTGG gatgggaggaggagcaggTGAGCAGCGCCAGCATCCTACGCCTCATCTTCCAGGGACGCTTCCTGCATGGCAACGTCACCCTGGGAG CTTTAAAGCTGCCCCCTGGCCGAACAACTGTCATGCACTTGGTTGCCAGAGAGACCCTGCCAGAGCCTAACTCCCATG GTCAACGTAACCGGGAGAAGACCGCGGAGAGCAACTGCTGTCTGCTCTTGTAA